A window of the Halobacterium hubeiense genome harbors these coding sequences:
- a CDS encoding M48 family metallopeptidase gives MHAAVVLALPVLAYAASRLAGAAAVRAADRVTAASWVRRANRLLQAAAALVGLFVFTDSEFADALAAALPAPDAASAFGVLAATVLVGGVLPALAVHLGTRPAWAAVTGNATDYAATVRRFLAFAAVLVAPALFVVGAWLAAPSGTASLLAVVGAAAVVAVALPSLAARFGPVREPTAAEAAVVPACADGLRVRVVETGNHPVANAVAAGVLPGARYVFVTDALFHTLDADATTAVLAHEVAHHRRGHVLARFLATGVALAPIFLAANGVVEAFVPAIALSAALLLAVGPLVRWTEFDADAYAAARVGDAAMERALATLADRGLVPTERSRLARLFSFHPAVGRRRGRLR, from the coding sequence ATGCACGCTGCCGTGGTCCTCGCCCTCCCCGTCCTCGCGTACGCGGCGAGCCGACTGGCCGGCGCCGCCGCCGTCCGCGCGGCAGACCGCGTGACCGCGGCGTCGTGGGTGCGGCGCGCGAACCGCCTCCTGCAGGCCGCCGCCGCGCTCGTCGGCCTGTTCGTGTTCACCGACTCCGAGTTCGCGGACGCGCTCGCCGCCGCGCTGCCCGCGCCCGACGCCGCCAGCGCGTTCGGCGTGCTCGCCGCGACCGTGCTGGTCGGCGGCGTTCTGCCCGCGCTCGCGGTCCACCTCGGCACGCGGCCCGCGTGGGCGGCCGTCACCGGCAACGCGACCGACTACGCCGCGACCGTCCGGCGGTTCCTCGCGTTCGCCGCGGTCCTCGTCGCGCCCGCGCTGTTCGTCGTCGGCGCGTGGCTGGCCGCCCCCAGCGGGACCGCGAGCCTCCTCGCCGTCGTCGGCGCCGCCGCGGTCGTCGCCGTCGCGCTTCCGTCGCTGGCCGCGCGCTTCGGTCCCGTCAGGGAGCCGACCGCCGCCGAAGCCGCCGTCGTGCCCGCGTGCGCCGACGGCCTGCGCGTGCGCGTCGTCGAGACCGGCAACCATCCGGTCGCGAACGCCGTCGCCGCGGGCGTGCTGCCCGGCGCCCGGTACGTGTTCGTGACGGACGCGCTGTTCCACACGCTCGACGCCGACGCCACGACCGCCGTCCTCGCCCACGAGGTTGCCCACCACCGCCGCGGTCACGTCCTCGCGCGCTTCCTCGCGACCGGGGTCGCGCTCGCTCCAATCTTCCTCGCCGCGAACGGCGTCGTCGAGGCGTTCGTCCCCGCAATCGCGCTCTCGGCCGCGTTGCTGCTCGCGGTCGGCCCGCTGGTTCGGTGGACGGAGTTCGACGCGGACGCCTACGCCGCCGCCCGCGTCGGGGACGCCGCCATGGAGCGCGCGCTCGCCACGCTCGCCGACCGCGGCCTCGTCCCCACGGAGCGCTCGCGGCTCGCCCGCCTGTTCTCGTTCCACCCCGCGGTCGGCCGGCGCCGCGGCCGGCTCCGGTGA
- a CDS encoding SDR family oxidoreductase: MDSALVVGGTRFIGRHLVEELLAHDYRVTTFNRGKHDDPFEGDDRVHHVQGDRTDRKALLTAKREVEPDVVFDCVAYEPREVEHAIDVFGGVDAYVYVSSGAAYADEDVPKREDETTLESCTAEQATDDSPETYGPRKAAGDRIVFEAAERGVNAMSVRPPVVYGPHDYTERLAYWVHRVAEYDEVVVPGDGTNLWQRVYVEDVARGMRLVAEEGEPGEAYNVGDRNAVTLDRMLDLIADALGTDVERAYTSPRELEVAGLDPEDFPLYRDYPHLLDTSKVEALGYESTPVAEAMERTVEAHRENGRTGEEEGPDREDEQRLLDVLDTL, from the coding sequence ATGGATTCCGCGCTCGTGGTCGGCGGCACGCGGTTCATCGGCCGCCACCTCGTGGAGGAACTGCTCGCCCACGACTACCGCGTCACGACGTTCAACCGCGGGAAACACGACGACCCGTTCGAGGGTGACGACCGCGTCCACCACGTGCAGGGCGACCGCACGGACCGGAAGGCCCTGCTGACGGCGAAACGCGAGGTCGAGCCCGACGTCGTCTTCGACTGCGTGGCGTACGAGCCCCGCGAAGTCGAGCACGCCATCGACGTCTTCGGCGGCGTGGACGCCTACGTCTACGTCTCCAGCGGCGCCGCGTACGCCGACGAGGACGTCCCGAAGCGCGAGGACGAGACGACGCTGGAGAGCTGTACGGCCGAGCAGGCGACCGACGACTCGCCGGAGACCTACGGCCCGCGGAAGGCCGCCGGCGACCGCATCGTCTTCGAGGCCGCCGAGCGCGGCGTGAACGCGATGAGCGTGCGACCCCCCGTGGTCTACGGCCCCCACGACTACACCGAGCGGCTGGCGTACTGGGTCCACCGCGTCGCGGAGTACGACGAGGTCGTCGTCCCCGGGGACGGCACGAACCTCTGGCAGCGCGTCTACGTCGAGGACGTCGCGCGCGGGATGCGCCTCGTCGCCGAGGAGGGCGAGCCCGGCGAGGCGTACAACGTCGGCGACCGGAACGCGGTCACGCTCGACCGGATGCTCGACCTGATTGCGGACGCGCTCGGGACGGACGTCGAGCGCGCGTACACGAGCCCGCGGGAACTCGAAGTCGCCGGTCTCGACCCCGAGGACTTCCCGCTGTACCGCGACTACCCCCACCTGCTGGACACGTCGAAGGTCGAAGCACTCGGCTACGAGTCCACGCCCGTGGCGGAGGCGATGGAGCGCACCGTCGAGGCCCACCGCGAGAACGGGCGCACCGGCGAGGAGGAAGGGCCGGACCGCGAGGACGAGCAGCGCCTCCTCGACGTGCTGGACACGCTGTAG
- the gltB gene encoding glutamate synthase large subunit codes for MHQSDSANNLLADPTDERSNCGVGVVVDLDGGQSHRVLSDALDVLENLQHRGTTGAEENTGDGAGALIQTPDEFFADVFGGVPDTYAVGSFFLPQDADERADVVETVEAALADHGLAVDAWRDVPTDNSDLGQTALDSEPHVAQAVVRPEDADNFEKALYVGRQAVEAAVDHERFYVCSLDADTVVYKGLLKGDQVADYYPDLTDERVETGFALVHARFSTNTLGAWHLAHPYRNIIHNGEFNTIRGNVNWMRAREADLEAEGFTDDELETVLPVIDDPEQSDTASVDNALELLMQTGRSLPHALRMLVPEAWQGDDEMSDARREFYDYHASLVEPWDGPALVIGTDGDRIGGVLDRNGLRPCRYEKRSDGTLVMASEQGALEGDVSEVEERGRLRPGQLFLAEPGEGIVDDEDVFADLTDDRYGEWVEGNQLRPETGEDVLPSDPTEDLRSEQAMFGYTRDELDELVAPMVQDGKDPVGSMGDDAPLPGISEFNHPLASYFRQLFAQVTNPPIDYIREDLVTSMETRLGRQNNLLGESPEHAEQVVLDSPVLADSDLDAVVNAGLPTATLDLSFGFEESLADAVERLQREAAEAVEDGVELLVLSQREAGEDAVPVPSLLATGAVHHHLTREGLRARTGLVVEAGDVRTVHQLAATVGYGAGAVNPYLAIESARDIVAGPDGPEPEEAVSSYLQALEDGLLKVMAKMGISTVESYQGAQIFEVVGLDSSVVDRFFSGTPNRTEGVGLDELEADVRARHAAGFDDEPDVERVGEFENRTSGRFHQWNPQTVHSLQEGVDNGDYEAFEDYAEHVNDQAEQLQTLRGLLNVDTEDRESVPVEDVEPASDIVERFSTAAMSLGSLSPEAHETNAEAANAIGAKANTGEGGEPPERFDTEKECAIKQVASGRFGVTSTYLSAADDLQIKMAQGSKPGEGGHLPGKKVNEMIADVRCSTPGVGLISPPPQHDIYSIEDLKQLIHDLRAGNPDARVHVKLVSEAGIGTVAAGCAKAGADCIHISGHDGGTGASPKTSIKHAGLPWELGLAEANQMLVETGLRSRVTLRVDGGLKTGRDVAVGALLGAEEFAFGTASLVSAGCVMARICHTNNCPTGVATQDPELRDRFRGTPEKVANYLTFVARELRELLAELGYTSVEDAVGRVEHLSQPESDHPKGKHIDLSRVLAEPEGDGRTHTVEQDQPDMALDEGIIADAQAAIAGEESVSLTREITTRDRTVGARVSHAVSSEHGVEGLADDTLDVTLEGNAGQSFGAFLASGVTMSLTGAANDYVGKGLSGGTLAVETPPEAGFEPAQNTLVGNVALYGATDGECYVNGVAGERFAVRNSGAHAVVEGVGDHGCEYMTGGIVVVLGDVGRNFAAGMSGGVAYVHDPEGDFEQRCNTGMVAVSRDLSERDESAIRRLVENHAARTDSDRAAELLGNWEEAVSEFAVVMPDAYQEAIDERPEADARRSLPASASDGSVAGSAD; via the coding sequence ATGCACCAGTCCGACAGTGCGAACAACCTCCTCGCAGACCCGACCGACGAGCGGTCGAACTGCGGGGTCGGGGTCGTCGTGGACCTCGACGGTGGCCAGTCCCATCGCGTTCTCTCTGACGCGCTCGACGTACTGGAGAACCTCCAGCACCGCGGCACCACCGGTGCCGAGGAGAACACCGGCGACGGCGCCGGCGCGCTCATCCAGACGCCCGACGAGTTCTTCGCCGACGTCTTCGGCGGCGTCCCCGACACCTACGCGGTCGGCTCGTTCTTTCTGCCGCAGGACGCCGACGAACGCGCCGACGTGGTCGAAACCGTCGAAGCCGCGCTCGCCGACCACGGCCTCGCCGTGGACGCGTGGCGCGACGTCCCCACGGACAACAGCGACCTCGGGCAGACCGCCCTCGACTCCGAGCCCCACGTCGCGCAGGCCGTAGTACGTCCGGAGGACGCAGATAACTTCGAGAAGGCGCTGTACGTCGGCCGACAGGCCGTCGAAGCCGCCGTCGACCACGAGCGCTTCTACGTCTGCTCGCTCGACGCGGACACCGTCGTCTACAAGGGCCTCCTGAAGGGCGACCAGGTCGCGGACTACTACCCCGACCTCACCGACGAGCGCGTCGAGACCGGGTTCGCGCTCGTGCACGCCCGCTTCTCCACGAACACGCTGGGCGCGTGGCACCTCGCGCACCCCTACCGGAACATCATCCACAACGGCGAGTTCAACACCATCCGCGGGAACGTCAACTGGATGCGCGCCCGCGAGGCCGACCTCGAGGCCGAGGGGTTCACCGACGACGAACTGGAGACCGTGCTCCCCGTCATCGACGACCCCGAGCAGTCCGACACCGCCAGCGTGGACAACGCCCTCGAACTGCTGATGCAGACGGGGCGCTCGCTGCCGCACGCGCTCCGGATGCTCGTCCCCGAGGCGTGGCAGGGCGACGACGAGATGAGCGACGCGCGCCGCGAGTTCTACGACTACCACGCCAGCCTCGTGGAGCCGTGGGACGGCCCCGCGCTGGTCATCGGCACCGACGGCGACCGCATCGGCGGCGTCCTCGACCGGAACGGCCTGCGCCCGTGCCGCTACGAGAAGCGCTCGGACGGCACGCTCGTGATGGCGTCCGAGCAGGGCGCGCTGGAGGGCGACGTCAGCGAGGTCGAGGAGCGCGGCCGGCTCCGCCCCGGTCAGCTGTTCCTCGCGGAGCCCGGCGAGGGCATCGTCGACGACGAGGACGTCTTCGCGGACCTCACCGACGACCGGTACGGCGAGTGGGTCGAAGGGAACCAGCTCCGCCCGGAGACCGGCGAGGACGTGCTGCCCAGCGACCCGACCGAGGACCTGCGCTCCGAGCAGGCGATGTTCGGGTACACGCGCGACGAACTCGACGAACTGGTCGCGCCGATGGTCCAGGACGGCAAAGACCCCGTCGGCTCGATGGGCGACGACGCGCCGCTGCCGGGCATCTCGGAGTTCAATCACCCGCTGGCGTCGTACTTCCGCCAGCTGTTCGCGCAGGTCACGAACCCGCCGATCGACTACATCCGCGAGGACCTCGTGACGAGCATGGAGACGCGGCTCGGCCGTCAGAACAACCTCCTCGGGGAGTCACCCGAGCACGCCGAGCAGGTCGTCCTCGACAGCCCGGTGCTGGCCGATAGCGACCTCGACGCGGTCGTGAACGCGGGCCTGCCGACGGCGACGCTTGACCTCTCGTTCGGCTTCGAGGAGTCGCTGGCGGACGCCGTCGAGCGCCTCCAGCGCGAGGCCGCCGAGGCCGTCGAGGACGGCGTCGAACTGCTCGTGCTCTCCCAGCGCGAGGCCGGCGAGGACGCGGTGCCGGTGCCGAGCCTGCTGGCGACCGGCGCGGTCCACCACCACCTCACCCGCGAGGGGCTGCGGGCGCGGACCGGCCTCGTCGTCGAAGCCGGCGACGTGCGCACCGTCCACCAGCTCGCGGCGACCGTCGGCTACGGCGCGGGCGCGGTCAACCCCTACCTCGCCATCGAGTCCGCCCGCGACATCGTCGCCGGGCCGGACGGCCCCGAGCCCGAGGAAGCGGTGTCGTCGTACCTGCAGGCGCTCGAAGACGGCCTGCTGAAGGTGATGGCGAAGATGGGCATCTCGACGGTTGAGTCCTACCAGGGCGCCCAAATCTTCGAGGTCGTCGGCCTCGACTCGTCGGTCGTCGACCGGTTCTTCTCCGGGACGCCGAACCGCACCGAGGGCGTCGGCCTCGACGAGCTCGAAGCCGACGTCCGCGCGCGCCACGCCGCGGGCTTCGACGACGAGCCCGACGTCGAGCGCGTCGGCGAGTTCGAGAACCGCACGTCCGGGCGGTTCCACCAGTGGAACCCCCAGACGGTCCACAGCCTCCAGGAGGGCGTGGACAACGGCGACTACGAGGCGTTCGAGGACTACGCCGAACACGTCAACGACCAGGCCGAACAGCTCCAGACGCTTCGCGGCCTCCTGAACGTCGACACCGAGGACCGCGAGAGCGTCCCCGTCGAGGACGTGGAGCCGGCGTCGGACATCGTCGAGCGGTTCTCGACCGCGGCGATGAGCCTCGGGAGCCTCAGCCCGGAGGCCCACGAGACGAACGCGGAGGCCGCCAACGCCATCGGCGCGAAGGCCAACACCGGCGAGGGCGGGGAGCCGCCCGAGCGCTTCGACACCGAGAAGGAGTGCGCCATCAAGCAGGTGGCGTCGGGCCGGTTCGGCGTGACGAGCACGTACCTCTCGGCGGCCGACGACCTCCAGATCAAGATGGCGCAGGGCTCGAAGCCCGGCGAGGGCGGCCACCTCCCGGGGAAGAAGGTCAACGAGATGATCGCGGACGTGCGGTGTTCGACGCCGGGCGTCGGCCTCATCAGCCCGCCGCCCCAGCACGACATCTACAGCATCGAGGACCTCAAGCAGCTCATCCACGACCTCCGCGCGGGCAACCCGGACGCCCGCGTGCACGTGAAGCTCGTCTCCGAGGCGGGCATCGGCACGGTCGCGGCGGGCTGCGCGAAGGCGGGCGCGGACTGCATCCACATCTCCGGCCACGACGGCGGGACGGGCGCGTCCCCGAAGACGAGCATCAAGCACGCGGGCCTCCCGTGGGAGCTCGGGCTCGCGGAGGCGAACCAGATGCTCGTGGAGACGGGCCTGCGCTCGCGGGTGACGCTGCGCGTGGACGGCGGCCTGAAGACCGGCCGCGACGTCGCGGTCGGCGCGCTGCTGGGCGCCGAGGAGTTCGCGTTCGGCACCGCGTCGCTGGTGTCGGCGGGCTGCGTGATGGCCCGCATCTGCCACACGAACAACTGCCCGACCGGCGTCGCGACGCAGGACCCCGAACTGCGGGACCGCTTCCGCGGCACCCCGGAGAAGGTCGCGAACTACCTCACGTTCGTCGCGCGCGAACTCCGCGAACTGCTCGCGGAACTGGGCTACACGAGCGTCGAGGACGCCGTCGGTCGCGTCGAACACCTCTCCCAGCCGGAGAGCGACCACCCGAAGGGCAAGCACATCGACCTCTCGCGCGTGCTCGCCGAGCCGGAAGGCGACGGCCGCACGCACACCGTCGAGCAGGACCAGCCCGACATGGCACTCGACGAGGGCATCATCGCGGACGCGCAGGCGGCCATCGCGGGCGAGGAGTCCGTCTCGCTGACCCGCGAGATTACGACCCGCGACCGCACCGTCGGCGCGCGCGTCTCCCACGCCGTCAGCAGCGAGCACGGCGTCGAGGGGCTGGCCGACGACACGCTCGACGTCACGCTCGAAGGGAACGCCGGCCAGTCGTTCGGCGCGTTCCTCGCCTCGGGCGTCACGATGTCGCTGACCGGCGCCGCCAACGACTACGTCGGGAAGGGGCTCTCGGGCGGCACGCTCGCCGTCGAGACGCCGCCGGAAGCGGGCTTCGAGCCCGCGCAGAACACGCTCGTCGGGAACGTCGCGCTGTACGGCGCGACCGACGGCGAGTGCTACGTCAACGGCGTCGCCGGGGAGCGCTTCGCGGTGCGGAACTCCGGCGCGCACGCCGTCGTGGAGGGCGTCGGCGACCACGGCTGCGAGTACATGACCGGCGGCATCGTCGTCGTGCTCGGGGACGTCGGCCGGAACTTCGCCGCGGGGATGTCCGGCGGCGTCGCGTACGTCCACGACCCCGAGGGCGACTTCGAACAGCGCTGCAACACCGGGATGGTCGCGGTCTCCCGCGACCTCTCGGAGCGTGACGAGTCCGCGATTCGCCGGCTCGTGGAGAACCACGCCGCGCGCACCGACAGCGACCGCGCGGCCGAACTGCTCGGCAACTGGGAGGAGGCCGTCTCGGAGTTCGCGGTCGTGATGCCGGACGCCTACCAGGAGGCCATCGACGAGCGGCCGGAGGCGGACGCGCGCCGCTCGCTCCCCGCCAGCGCGAGCGACGGCTCGGTCGCCGGTAGCGCCGACTGA
- the proS gene encoding proline--tRNA ligase encodes MSDEQELGITESKEHSPGDWYAEVVQKAELADYAPMGGFIVTRPRGYALWEAIQDNLDSWFKQTGVDNAYFPMFIPESYLEREKDIVEGFDPEVAWVTQGGHEELEERLAVRPTSESIVAPYMAQWVRSHRDLPLRLNQWNSVVRWEATETKPFFRTKEFLWQEGHTAHESDEEAWAETTLRLDQYQRLYEDVLGMPVLRGRKPDHDKFPGADTTTTVEALMPDGKSVQGGTSHHLGQSFAEAFDITFSDENEDERTAYTTSWGLSWRAIGALVMSHSDDQGLVLPPTVAPKQVVIVPIWQEDTKEDVLQYSSEIAAELEAQGVRVHLDDRDERNPGFKFNEWELKGVPVRFEIGPNEVEDEEVTVVHRPDGEDTVEDRADVTSAVFEHFDDVYEKLYDAAAERLDENVREAESREEILGTIGQHGGYVKAPWCGDEACEGEIKDQIHAEIVLVPLAEDSAARAASEFDDEHLPTPDHEGKDCAVCGEPAEETAFFAKSY; translated from the coding sequence ATGAGCGACGAACAGGAGCTCGGCATCACCGAGTCCAAAGAGCACAGTCCCGGCGACTGGTACGCGGAAGTCGTCCAGAAGGCGGAGCTGGCCGACTACGCGCCGATGGGCGGGTTCATCGTCACCCGGCCCCGGGGGTACGCCCTCTGGGAGGCGATTCAGGACAACCTCGACTCGTGGTTCAAGCAGACGGGCGTGGACAACGCCTACTTCCCGATGTTCATCCCCGAGTCGTACCTCGAACGCGAGAAGGACATCGTCGAGGGGTTCGACCCCGAGGTCGCGTGGGTCACGCAGGGCGGCCACGAGGAACTCGAAGAGCGCCTCGCCGTGCGCCCGACCTCGGAGTCCATCGTCGCGCCGTACATGGCCCAGTGGGTGCGCTCGCACCGCGACCTCCCGCTGCGTCTGAACCAGTGGAACTCCGTCGTGCGCTGGGAGGCCACGGAGACGAAGCCGTTCTTCCGCACGAAGGAGTTCCTCTGGCAGGAGGGCCACACGGCCCACGAGAGCGACGAGGAGGCGTGGGCGGAGACGACGCTCCGGCTGGACCAGTACCAGCGGCTCTACGAGGACGTCCTCGGGATGCCCGTGCTGCGCGGCCGGAAGCCCGACCACGACAAGTTCCCGGGCGCGGACACCACGACGACGGTGGAGGCGCTGATGCCCGACGGGAAGTCCGTGCAGGGCGGCACCAGCCACCACCTCGGGCAGTCGTTCGCGGAGGCGTTCGACATCACGTTCAGCGACGAGAACGAGGACGAGCGCACCGCGTACACGACGTCGTGGGGGCTGTCGTGGCGCGCCATCGGCGCGCTCGTGATGAGCCACAGCGACGACCAGGGGCTGGTGCTCCCGCCGACGGTCGCGCCCAAGCAGGTCGTCATCGTGCCCATCTGGCAGGAGGACACCAAGGAGGACGTGCTCCAGTACTCCTCGGAAATCGCCGCGGAGCTGGAGGCGCAGGGCGTGCGCGTCCACCTCGACGACCGCGACGAGCGCAACCCCGGCTTCAAGTTCAACGAGTGGGAGCTGAAGGGCGTCCCCGTGCGCTTCGAAATCGGGCCGAACGAGGTCGAGGACGAGGAGGTCACGGTCGTCCACCGGCCCGACGGCGAGGACACGGTCGAGGACCGCGCGGACGTCACGTCTGCCGTCTTCGAGCACTTCGACGACGTCTACGAGAAGCTCTACGACGCGGCCGCCGAGCGCTTAGACGAGAACGTGCGGGAGGCCGAAAGCCGCGAGGAGATTCTGGGCACCATCGGCCAGCACGGCGGCTACGTGAAGGCGCCGTGGTGCGGCGACGAGGCCTGCGAGGGCGAAATCAAAGACCAGATTCACGCCGAAATCGTGCTGGTGCCGCTGGCGGAGGACAGCGCGGCGCGCGCCGCCTCGGAGTTCGACGACGAGCACCTCCCGACGCCCGACCACGAGGGCAAAGACTGCGCGGTCTGCGGTGAGCCCGCCGAGGAGACGGCGTTCTTCGCGAAGTCGTACTGA
- a CDS encoding GNAT family N-acetyltransferase, with the protein MRIREATADDAQTVKDELLVPGFRETAAVAPEYSELDEEGVADAGIDRWLGDDDRVLFVAEADDSLAGYVSGGRHDSPTIYARGPYANVDGLYVKPALRRDGLADRLLDRFEAWAAEWGCEHVGVSAHVENGAALALYDDRYERTYVSYRGRLGDE; encoded by the coding sequence ATGCGAATACGAGAAGCCACAGCCGACGACGCACAGACCGTCAAAGACGAACTGCTCGTGCCGGGGTTCCGCGAGACGGCCGCGGTCGCGCCCGAGTACAGCGAACTCGACGAGGAGGGGGTCGCCGACGCCGGCATCGACCGCTGGCTCGGCGACGACGACCGCGTGCTGTTCGTCGCCGAAGCCGACGACAGTCTCGCGGGCTACGTCTCCGGCGGCCGCCACGACAGCCCGACCATCTACGCTCGCGGGCCGTACGCGAACGTCGACGGCCTCTACGTGAAGCCCGCGCTCCGCCGCGACGGGCTCGCCGACCGCCTGCTCGACCGCTTCGAGGCGTGGGCGGCCGAGTGGGGCTGCGAGCACGTCGGCGTCTCCGCGCACGTCGAAAACGGCGCCGCGCTCGCGCTGTACGACGACCGCTACGAGCGGACGTACGTGAGCTATCGCGGCCGGCTCGGCGACGAGTAG
- a CDS encoding lysylphosphatidylglycerol synthase domain-containing protein has translation MDFDRRRVAFRVVVAVAIAALLVTGVGWDRVLRNLRDANLAVYAFAPLGAALALLAGGEGTRVALGFPVWSVRGALARRAFYGAAIVRNFLPAGNVGGGGFVAYTVSRHGDVTVSEAIAGVTGWEFVMMVASAVVGGVGVLAVAAVGQDPSGTVGLFVAFAAVLAAIAAAGVLLDAYRAGVATAVTRIAGALEPVLERVVPGYDAPLDAERVRRGLDEFFATLRRLAADRSRFATMVAAAHAAWLCWMIPLFVSLLAVGVVVSPAVVMVAVTVSGFARAVPLPAGVGPVDVALGGVLVAFTPHSLGELASALVLYRSSMLLVQVMAGGLSLWTLDVAATGGFAD, from the coding sequence GTGGACTTCGACCGCCGCCGCGTCGCGTTCCGGGTCGTCGTCGCCGTCGCCATCGCCGCCCTGCTGGTCACCGGCGTCGGCTGGGACCGCGTCCTCCGCAACCTCCGAGACGCCAACCTCGCCGTCTACGCGTTCGCGCCGCTGGGCGCCGCGCTCGCCCTCCTCGCGGGCGGCGAGGGGACGCGGGTCGCGCTCGGCTTCCCGGTGTGGAGCGTCCGCGGCGCGCTCGCGCGGCGGGCGTTCTACGGCGCCGCCATCGTCCGGAACTTCCTCCCCGCCGGCAACGTCGGCGGCGGCGGGTTCGTCGCGTACACGGTGAGCCGCCACGGCGACGTCACCGTCAGCGAGGCCATCGCGGGCGTCACCGGCTGGGAGTTCGTGATGATGGTCGCGTCCGCGGTCGTCGGCGGCGTCGGCGTGCTCGCGGTCGCCGCCGTCGGCCAAGACCCGTCGGGGACGGTCGGGCTGTTCGTGGCGTTCGCCGCGGTGCTGGCGGCCATCGCCGCCGCGGGCGTCCTCCTCGACGCCTACCGGGCGGGCGTCGCCACCGCCGTCACTCGAATCGCCGGCGCGCTGGAGCCGGTGCTAGAGCGGGTGGTCCCCGGCTACGACGCGCCCCTCGACGCTGAGCGCGTGCGCCGCGGCCTCGACGAGTTCTTCGCGACGCTGCGCCGGCTCGCCGCCGACCGCTCGCGGTTCGCGACGATGGTCGCGGCCGCCCACGCGGCGTGGCTGTGCTGGATGATTCCGCTGTTCGTCAGCCTGCTGGCGGTCGGCGTGGTGGTGTCGCCGGCGGTCGTGATGGTCGCCGTGACCGTCTCCGGGTTCGCGCGCGCCGTCCCCCTGCCCGCCGGCGTCGGCCCCGTGGACGTCGCGCTCGGCGGCGTGCTCGTCGCGTTCACGCCGCACTCGCTGGGCGAACTGGCGTCCGCGCTCGTGCTCTACCGGTCGAGCATGCTGCTCGTGCAGGTGATGGCGGGCGGGCTCTCCCTGTGGACGCTGGACGTCGCGGCGACCGGCGGGTTCGCCGACTAG
- a CDS encoding NAD(P)-dependent glycerol-1-phosphate dehydrogenase, with translation MFEKSKWIRLPRSVVLGHDVLSQTREVVVETHLTGRPLVVTSETPREVAADRIVAQFEAAGDDPELVVVEEATFEAVEDVLEVARGMDVGYLVGVGGGKPIDIAKMASDHLNVGFVSVPTAASHDGIVSGRGSVPEGDTRHSVAAAPPVAVVADTGVIADAPWELTTAGCADIISNYTAVKDWRLANRLQNVPYSEYAGALSQMTAEMLVDSADSIKPELEESAWMVMKALVSSGVAMSIAGSSRPASGSEHLFSHQLDRIAPGKALHGHQVGVGSILAEYLHSGEQGQWRSVRDALASLDAPTTADGLGVTDEEVLEALTSAHEIRDRYTILGSGISEDAAVEAATKTGVI, from the coding sequence ATGTTCGAGAAGTCGAAGTGGATACGCCTCCCGCGGAGCGTCGTGCTCGGCCACGACGTGCTCTCGCAGACCCGGGAGGTCGTCGTCGAGACCCACTTGACCGGGCGGCCGCTGGTCGTCACCAGCGAGACGCCCCGCGAGGTGGCCGCCGACCGCATCGTCGCGCAGTTCGAGGCCGCGGGCGACGACCCCGAACTCGTCGTCGTGGAGGAGGCGACGTTCGAGGCCGTCGAGGACGTGCTGGAGGTCGCCCGCGGGATGGACGTCGGCTACCTCGTCGGCGTCGGCGGCGGCAAACCCATCGACATCGCGAAGATGGCAAGCGACCACCTCAACGTCGGGTTCGTGAGCGTGCCGACGGCGGCGAGCCACGACGGCATCGTCTCCGGGCGCGGTTCGGTGCCGGAGGGCGACACCCGCCACTCGGTCGCGGCGGCGCCGCCGGTCGCGGTGGTCGCGGACACGGGCGTCATCGCGGACGCGCCGTGGGAGCTGACGACTGCGGGCTGCGCGGACATCATCTCCAACTACACCGCGGTGAAGGACTGGCGGCTCGCGAACCGCCTCCAGAACGTCCCGTACAGCGAGTACGCGGGCGCGCTCAGTCAGATGACCGCGGAGATGCTCGTGGACAGCGCCGACTCCATCAAGCCCGAACTGGAGGAGTCCGCGTGGATGGTGATGAAGGCGCTGGTCTCCTCGGGGGTCGCGATGTCCATCGCGGGGTCGTCGCGGCCGGCGTCGGGGAGCGAGCACCTGTTCAGCCACCAACTGGACCGCATCGCGCCGGGGAAGGCCCTGCACGGCCACCAGGTCGGCGTCGGGTCGATTCTCGCGGAGTACCTCCACTCCGGCGAGCAGGGCCAGTGGCGGTCGGTGCGGGACGCGCTGGCGTCTCTCGATGCGCCGACGACCGCGGACGGCCTCGGCGTCACCGACGAGGAAGTGCTGGAGGCGCTGACGTCCGCCCACGAGATTCGGGACCGCTACACGATTCTGGGCTCCGGCATCAGCGAGGACGCCGCCGTCGAGGCCGCGACGAAGACCGGCGTCATCTAG